The following are from one region of the Nicotiana tomentosiformis chromosome 7, ASM39032v3, whole genome shotgun sequence genome:
- the LOC104105604 gene encoding probable glutathione S-transferase parA, with the protein MESNNVVLLDFWPSSFGMRLRIALALKGIKYEAKEENLSDKSPLLLEMNPVHKKIPILIHNSKAICESLNILEYIDEVWHDKCPLLPSDPYERSQARFWADYIDKKIYSTGRRVWSGKGEDQEEAKKEFIEILKTLEGELGNKTYFGGDNLGFVDVALVPFTSWFYSYETCANFSIEAECPKLVVWAKTCMESESVSKSLPHPHKIYGFVLELKHKLGLA; encoded by the exons ATGGAGAGCAACAACGTGGTTCTGCTAGATTTCTGGCCAAGCTCTTTTGGTATGAGGCTAAGAATTGCATTGGCCTTAAAGGGaatcaaatatgaagcaaaggaGGAAAACTTATCTGATAAAAGCCCTTTGCTTCTGGAGATGAACCCTGTTCACAAAAAGATCCCTATTTTGATTCACAATAGTAAAGCCATTTGTGAGTCTCTAAACATTCTTGAGTACATTGATGAAGTCTGGCATGACAAATGTCCATTACTTCCTTCTGATCCTTACGAAAGGTCACAAGCCAGATTCTGGGCCGACTATATTGACAAGAAG ATATATAGCACAGGAAGAAGAGTGTGGAGCGGTAAAGGTGAAGATCAAGAAGAAGCAAAGAAGGAATTCATAGAAATACTCAAGACTTTGGAAGGAGAGCTTGGAAATAAAACTTACTTTGGTGGTGATAATCTGGGTTTTGTGGATGTGGCTTTGGTTCCCTTTACTAGTTGGTTTTATTCTTATGAGACTTGTGCAAACTTTAGTATAGAAGCAGAGTGTCCAAAGCTGGTGGTATGGGCAAAAACATGTATGGAGAGCGAGAGTGTCTCAAAGTCCCTTCCTCATCCTCACAAGATCTATGGTTTTGTCTTGGAACTCAAGCACAAGCTTGGTCTTGCTTGA